TTGGCGCCTTCACGATTGATACCCTCACGCATTAGACAGACAGAGCGGGAGGTTATGGAGTTGGTTTAAAAAATGGTTATGTTTGTGCTTTGCTTTCTTgattttcctcttttctccttcttctgggCATGTTTTGCAAGCGAGTGATGTTTATGAGTCTATGGATGCAAGGCGTTGGGATGATCTGGTTGTTTATTCTGCTTTGTTTTTACCTGTCTGCTTTGGTTTGTCTTTGTCTTATCCTACCCCCATTGCTCCTGTTGTCTAGATGACTTCCGAGCAGTTGAATATACCCTATTGAAAACGAACTTGCTCCTCTCGTCCTTGTAGAGTTTTGTAGCGAGCAGATGGCCCACAATTGATTCAAAGTAGTCTATTATCCTCATTCAAATTATTCTATCTTcacttcttttcttcttacTTATCTTATTTGCTTATCATAATTCTTCTAAAGCTTTCTTCACCTTTTGGGGTTGAGTTCACTACGCGAGTTCAGGAAGCTTAAGAAAATGATTAAGTATGGCCAATGGTAATAAGCAACTTGGCAAATTTTACACCGGCTTGAACATCTGCCATAACAAAAACGTTCGAGTTATGAATTCGGAAGGGCCCTTGGAAAGACCAGAAGATGGTCTTTGCTTGGGATCTCATCCGTCCACGATTTCACGCCGCGCTTTGTCTACATTCAAGTATGTACATGAATGCAGTCGACGATTGTCCGTGGACCGAACGGAGCTCTCCTGGAGATATAAGAATCGACACCTTACTTTACAAAACTAGATCAAAACATCTATCTAAATGTGCGGCGTCGCCCATCATTGATATATCCAACGGACCAATAGTTGACCCGATTAGCAAGCCAGCAATCTCCATAGATATTACACCAGCTAATCTTCATTTCGTGATGGAGCACACACAATCCTCTTGTGTCCATACTGGGGTTGTTGGAGGCACCTATTTAACCTTTTGAGCACTTGAATGGGCCAATGGCAAACCATACCGAACAGTGGAGGACGAGGAATCGCCTCAGGGTGAAATAAAATATGGCCGGCAAGCAGTAGTATCAGAAGAAAACATCGAATGTATGAAGGGAGCGAACCAGGAGATGAACATCCAGCACAAGCGCCGCATAAAGCTCTTACTTCGAAATATTGAATGTCGAAGAACCTCCAACACAAGAGTTCAGCCATGCTTCTACCCGCCCATCTGGTTGCGGAAGGCCTCCTTACCAGTTCTCCCAGATGAAATATTCGGCGACACTGCCCATTCGGAAGACAACGGCCAGGGTCATCGAGTTGCTGACGAAACTGTGGCGCCGTTGCTGCAGGGCTGCGAATGACAGATCACTATTCCGGTGTGCACTCAGATAGTTATTCTCGTAATTTGATGTGGAGTGAGTGTTTGAATAAAGGGAGATAATACGTACATCAAGGTCCATGTGAGCAATCCTCCCGTTTGACTGGCGTTGAAATGTTTCCAGTCGAACATCTGCCCAGTCCGTGGATGCAGCTCGCCGCCGTTGAAGAGGTCTGACCAAAAATGTCCTATAGCATGGTCAACGCCACAATGTTCACAGAGAACAGTCTGAAAACTCACAGGGCTTTTATCAGACACACCTGTGAGTATGGTATCGCCGTCATTGTCAGGCCTGACGTGAGCCTTATATCAGGAGAGCACAGTACAGGCTGGTAGTTGCCAGAAACTCCACCCAGTGTTCTGCAATCAGAGCCAGGTCGACAAATCAATGATACGACCCGGCGACGGCGACCCCAACGGTTAAGATCCAGGCGCTCAAGCCGTTTAATTGATAAAACATATGCCTTCCAGCTGGGGTCCTTGGACCGCGATGAAGAAAACCTGGCAGAAGGATGTAGAGAAATGCTTGGAAGACAATCCAAGAAACGTATGCTCCTACAGTAAAACTGAGATCTTAGATCCGTTATTTCTGGACTCTGTGTACGCCGCAGTCTACAGGGCCATCGATGGGCAGATTTGTTCCCAATCCGACGAAGCACCCAACCTACAGGCTCATACGTTCGCCCTCAGGCTACGGGATTGTACGTGTACTGTGGTACAAAATTCCACATTATTGGAGCGTCAGAGTCTCTATCTGCAGAGTATCAGTATCTTCCTGCTGACATGGTATATGGACAAACCCCTGAAAGCCGCTGCAGcgaatactgataggaaatCACTAGGGTATTGGGTAGTGCCTTTTTTCTCATTTTCGCTATATTCTGCTACCACACAAACTTCGACATGTCGCTGAAAAGACACCCCAAATTCCAGATGCACCAGATCCGTCATGAGATCCGTGATCCATTGACTGCACTGTTTGTGCTCAGTATAATAAACCTACCCATCTTCATTGAACAGACAAACGGGTACTCGAAGCTGTATTGGTACGGCTCCGGTGCCTGCAGTGGGTGGTATGAATGGGGGCAATACCCCCTCTCCTTGCTGTTCAGTGATATATGCATGTACTGGCTGCACCGCCTGTTCCACACGCGTCTTTTATTCAGCACGATGCATAAGCACCATCAGTATGAAATTCCCCTCGTTTATATTCGAAATTTTAACGATGGATCCAACATTGGATACGCAATTCCGACAACATTCTCCGCATACGCGTTCAATCTCTTCGGATGGCTTGTCGATCACCCTTCGGGAGTCACTCAGGAGGCTGCACTGGATATCTCGAGCCTGTGGTTGAATCATCAATGACCGATACCAAATGTCCAGATGCTATCTCGCTGGCGATGCCTTCCTGATAAGCATCTCAGTCTGCGTCTGTCTCCGAGTCGTCTCCACAAGCTCTATCAGGGACAAAGTGCTTTTATACGAATTTCTGGCGATTCTGAGTCATGAATGTCCGGTATGCAGACGCCTCTCATCACTGAGATAACTTCCATTGTTTTGGAGAAAGAGACACAGGCACCGGGTACCCTTAGTGAAAAGGGAAATGAGGGCCGCTGCTGCCCGACTGACGGAGAACTCTGATATCTCTGTTCTTGTGACTTACTACTATGGCCAGGACGTTTCAGAAACGAGTACCATTTACCAGTGCCATTGGATATATGTATGTCTGATTATTCGTCCTGCTTATCAGAAGTGCGTTCCGGCTTGTAGTTTGATATTCGCCGCCAGCTTGGGGAACTATGATAAACATTGCCATTTGTGGTAAATTTAAAATCACGGCGTAGGACGGACTTATACCGAAGCGGGGACGGATCTATATCGGTGTTCTAGATCAGCATGGTGGGGGTTTCATAACCACTCTCAGGCTGGAATTTCTAGCAGGGAGTGCTCGATAACCCTTTTAAGTTATCCGGTCCCGACGGGAACCCCCGATCAGGTGATCGGGAACTGGACATAATGCCCGTTGGAAATGGTCACTCAATGCCATTGAACGTCCAAATGTGCCATTGCTATCGGATGCGAAAGGCCGATTACCGGCGTATCGGATTGTATAGGGTGTGTTGAGATAAGCTGGTCCGGTGGTGATAGACATTTAAAAGAGCAAATGTagtcaacaacaacagagAAAAGTTCAATCTCAAAGCTCAGACTTCAAAGCCTCAACCCTCAACCCTTATTTTTTCTCAATTACAAAGACTTGTCTTTGTCTGTTCATTTTGTCTCTTCATTTTTTTTCGCAATGTCGTTCTTGAGGAATTTCTTTGGTACTTCCGCTACTGCGGCGAAGGACGAGAAGAGCCCTATCCGTGCTCTGCCTGCTTCCTGGTACACCTCCCAGAGCATGTATGAGCTTGAACGACGGTCAATCTTCAGCCGGAAATGGCTTCTCACTACCCACAAGCACCGTGTCCCCAACGCCGGTGACTGGGTTCGATATGATGTTGTTGGTTACGACTTCGTCATCCTCAAAGATCAAGAAGGAAACATCAAAGCTTACCTCAACAACGATCTCTCCCCTCCTATTCATGTGCACATTGACCGAAATGGTTTCGTCTGGGTCAACTTGGACGCCAGCGAGGTTCCCGAGGTCGCCTGGAAGGACGACTTCGACGGTGTCGACGAACAGCCCCGGTTCGACCACTACAACTTCGAGGATTATGCATTCGATCACACCTGGGATATGGAGGGCGAGTTTAACTGGAAGATTCTGGCGGACAATTACAACGAGTGTTACCACTGCCAGGTCGCCCACCCGGATATCCCCAAAATCGCCGACCTCAACTCCTATTATGTCAAGACCAAGGACGGCCACATTCAACATTACGGCGCTCAGCGACAAGACCAGATTGAGAAGGGGTTCCGTATCGCCACCACTTACTTCTGGCCTAATGCCTCTTTCAACGTATCGTGAGTATATCACTCTCACGAGGCTTAGAATATTGCTAACATTTTTCAGTCccaacttcttcttcatgcAGCGATTCACTCCTATCAGCCCAACCAGGTCCGTGATGCGATACGAAGTCTATCGCCACAAGAACGCCAGCGACGAAGCCTTCAACCTCATCAGCGACATGTACAAACGAATCATGTCCGAGGACAAGTACCTCTGCATCAACAGCCAGAAGAACCTCAACGCCGGCGTCTTCATCAACGGCGAGCTCCACCCCGAGATGGAGAAGGGTCCTCTGCACTTCCAAAAAACTGTGCGCGAGGTCGTCATGGAACACCACAAGAAGGAGCAGGCCGCCGGCCATGAAATCTGGCCCGCTGAGCAAGTTCTTCCCGAGAATACGAATGATACCGTCAGCCAAGACAACATCATCACTTTCAACACAGCTATGGATGGCTGCAGTATGGAGAAGGACGATTTGAATGAACCATTGAAAGGCGGCCTTGTTACGACAACGACAATTGCTGTCTAGAGAGCTGGTGGTGAAAGGAGATTTATTCGTGTTGTTATTTGCTGTTGCGTTGCTTTCTAGCATTGTGCTTAATGATTTATGATTTAGAACTTAATTTTCCTCAACAGAATTTAGCCATGACGAAATTGATACTTTTCACATCAGATTAATGGTCCTCGATAAGCAAGGAACGGTTAGGAAACTCGCATGTCCTATGGCTATAAATCACTTCCGAATTTACAGACATTTGGCCTTGAGTGTATTATTAAAGGTATCGGGACAGTATGTATCACACAGGCAGTAtaggtattattattattattattattattattattcatacacgcatctctcagccctataggccgagtggcggcaggtcctgcggggcagccgggtaagccgccgtaatggtagtcgctatgtacatcgtcgcctttatacacatatcctgatatctcattccgcttgttgcatatcccgtgctactgtttttgtgctgctgttcccatggccacgaaggtctatgggcctgttggatactatctcgtttccttccctacttctgcaagcgtttaacctcagctgcactatgctgccagttgcttcgtgtccgttgttgtgactcggtatgtggttggtagcgtctgaaactggcttaggaggcctgtgtcaagcataaagcgcactgccttcggtaccaggtccGGCCGTGtcaggtaggcccggtaatccagctcccgccttgatccctgtgtaagatggcgcatccggggtcctgcctggtttgtacagtgaaggagaacgtggcgtatatcttgaaggccacgtccacaagagcattcagttgattccatagcgttgaaggtaccaagataactagccagcgcaatcttcccagtttgcatttgaatgaggactgatgtggcggctcttcgtaggccttgatatagttgcatcggtgcttttgagggttctttccatagacgacggagggagttcccatgggtggaggtagcccattcagacttccatgcacttgctgcttctatgcggagggttcttcggatgctagctttgagagtgagctctTCCACACCGCTGGGGTTGGGTGCTGGGGAATTAGcggcttcttttgcaagagcatcggcatactcattgccatagatgccttcatgacccgggagccaatacagctgtatatcccagccgcgctcctgtagttgagatgcagtgcgtgtaatcttgctcaggatatattggccagaagaccttcctggagctgaacatgcttgaattgccgcctgattgtctgtaaagatgattgctgtataggcccgatgggaacgttgtgatgtcagtctgaacatgttgcctatttgggtgagagccatctctatgcctcgcaattccgctgcatatacagtatgagtagctgggaaACCAATGTGagctgcctggcgccctagaggtgaaaccactgctgccccaactccctgttctgtcaagctgccatctgtgtatgcaatgatgtcagcgccgctatgtaCAGCGGCTTAgtgagctgctaaggcatcttcccgagtttctgctatgtgggattccagacctgaccaccatggaggggtcacatgtgggtgtataacctccagtctgttctgaggGATTGCAATTCGCCGTCCCCACCGTTCTAGCGGTGATGTCAGAGGGTCGTGGTCTGGGGTGGCGGCCCATTGCATGTGTCGCCGTCGTTCCCATGCATTCCTTGGAGGAAgtatgttgagacatatctctaaagcagctcgagaggttgttctgaatgcaccagcaatcctatagagggtcttgtgctggatagattccaaggctttcctagcagcattttctgctgccttgaagccccatccagcccgtatgaaccatgtggaactggcAAATGTGATCTGTGGCCACAACactgctgtgtacatttggcggagatgggatagggtgattccccaggttgaacctgctatggagcggagcgctgctatcatttcagttgctttaacttgggcgtgttcaatttgcttcatgccggtgagatgctggtctaactggacaccaaggtagcgaagggtaggcactggcttaacctctaccccttgcactttgactgaagaattggttgagctcaagggtctaggaacacctcggaccttccgccaTAGATGTATCAggccatattttgctggggcgaacttggaggcatgttgagtttcccattgttctgctatcttgtgtatttgctcaagacgtcggcagttagctgcagcagctcggctccagacaagtatgcatatatcatcaatgtagccagtcaccatagcttttccagggtaagcctcatgTATTCGGTCGATTAggtctgcattgtagaacaggtaaagaattggagagagaggtgagccttggggtatgccTGTGTTTGTGGTAAACTGGCGTGTTGCACCCTCCATCAGTACaatatctgtgatgcggtggGCAGTATAGGTATATACATTAACATCGACAGTTCATCAAGTCCGATCATAGAGCCATAAATATACATTACCCTACAGAACAACAGCCATAGCTGCCAGCAGCGGCACCACCATGCTCAATCCAGCCCATAGACCGCCGCGACCCACGGCACCATTCTCAGTTCCGAAAGTCTCGTTATCAGGAACACCGACGCTGACGTTGGGCACCGAGTTCGTATAACTGCCGTCCATGTTGTAATGGTGCGTTGTGCCGTTGCTTTGACAGTAGTATTTGGATCCCGATACCTTGAAATCCGAAAAAGCGGTGCAGTTCTTCGCATTATCAATGTTCAGGATAAAGTCGCCGTCGACACCCTCGAGGGCTGGGAGAGAGATTCTGCAAGAAATGCAGTTTAGTTACTTGTTTCCTGTAGTGATTTTGCAGATTGCATCTTGGGACCTACTTTGTATCTGTGACACGGACATCAAAATTGCCGTGAATGGTCTCAAGAACGGGGAATTTCAGGTCTTTGATCTCTAATTCCATTTTGATTCCCGCGGCGTGGCGGAGAGCGGGGAAAGTGAGTAGATCGTCAAGATATCCCAAGATATATAATGTCCCCGTGGTGGTCTCCAGGGAGTCAAGATTGACGACTTTTAGGTTATCGAGGCTGGTCATACCGGCAGCAGTCACGCCGGAGAGAACGAGTTCCAGGGTTTTATTGTTGGAAGTGGCGGAAAATTCCTCGTAGGTAGTGATCTTGGGGAGATCGGCGACTTTCAACGAGGGGTGATCCAAGATGCTCCATTTGCCCACTTTCTCCGTGGCCAGTGGGCTGACATCCGTTAGGTTCGTGGACTTGAGAGTGACATTGCCAACCTTGTCCAGGCCATCTCCAAGGTCTACCGTTTTGAGCTTTGGCAGGCCCTCCCAGTCAATGGTGACCACTTCTCTGAGGGCCGGGAGGCTGATGGTATCCAAGGAGGGAAGTAGCGTCAGCTCGAACTTATTGTCGATTGAGCGGAGGGTTGACGAGGAAATCGAGGTGACCGATCCATTGTCGCTGTGCCCAGCTGAACTAGTGCACAATAGATCACCTTGGATCTCCTCGAGGCCGTCTAGGTCCAAGCCCCCCTAAAAGCTGTGGTCAATTCTCACATCTCCAGCAAATGTCTTGCAAGATTTTAGTTTGTCCGCATCGCTCTGGTTGCTGATCTCGATAAAGTCGGAGCACTCTGGCCGAGTCAGTCGGAATCACATAGTACAGCGCATGATATTAGTAGGGTCAGTGTACTTACTGTCCTTGGCCAGGGCAAGGTCGGCCAGCAGGGCGCCCAGCAAAACACTTTCATGCCAGAAATGCATGACAGTCTTGGATTGCAGAAAGCAATGGCGAAACCCCgagtagaaaaaaaaaggaacaGGCCGGAAACCCAGCACGTCTTATAAGTCAACAGCCACATTTCCGGTGCTCGCCGCGGCGCATAGAATTATTGGTCGTAAGGCCCTTTGGGGGCCAAAATGCGGCGGTCGGTCCAAGTGGAGTAAATCTCAGCCTACTCCGCGGATCTCAATAATATGAAGACCATTGACGGACCCGTCTCAGCCTTAGCCTGAACTCTGCGAATCCTGGTGCCCACACTAGCCCTGTGACAACGCGAGACAAGCAATTAGTGCGGGGCGGGGCGCAAGGCTTGGGTCGCTTATATCGGAATGTTTGCCGATTCTTGCTGATG
This Aspergillus chevalieri M1 DNA, chromosome 3, nearly complete sequence DNA region includes the following protein-coding sequences:
- a CDS encoding aromatic ring-hydroxylating oxygenase subunit alpha (COG:S;~EggNog:ENOG410Q0A7;~InterPro:IPR036922,IPR015879;~go_function: GO:0005506 - iron ion binding [Evidence IEA];~go_function: GO:0051537 - 2 iron, 2 sulfur cluster binding [Evidence IEA];~go_process: GO:0044237 - cellular metabolic process [Evidence IEA];~go_process: GO:0055114 - oxidation-reduction process [Evidence IEA]), translating into MSFLRNFFGTSATAAKDEKSPIRALPASWYTSQSMYELERRSIFSRKWLLTTHKHRVPNAGDWVRYDVVGYDFVILKDQEGNIKAYLNNDLSPPIHVHIDRNGFVWVNLDASEVPEVAWKDDFDGVDEQPRFDHYNFEDYAFDHTWDMEGEFNWKILADNYNECYHCQVAHPDIPKIADLNSYYVKTKDGHIQHYGAQRQDQIEKGFRIATTYFWPNASFNVSPNFFFMQRFTPISPTRSVMRYEVYRHKNASDEAFNLISDMYKRIMSEDKYLCINSQKNLNAGVFINGELHPEMEKGPLHFQKTVREVVMEHHKKEQAAGHEIWPAEQVLPENTNDTVSQDNIITFNTAMDGCSMEKDDLNEPLKGGLVTTTTIAV
- a CDS encoding uncharacterized protein (COG:S;~EggNog:ENOG410PNH7;~TransMembrane:1 (o251-270i)), whose protein sequence is MDRLPALREVVTIDWEGLPKLKTVDLGDGLDKVGNVTLKSTNLTDVSPLATEKVGKWSILDHPSLKVADLPKITTYEEFSATSNNKTLELVLSGVTAAGMTSLDNLKVVNLDSLETTTGTLYILGYLDDLLTFPALRHAAGIKMELEIKDLKFPVLETIHGNFDVRVTDTKISLPALEGVDGDFILNIDNAKNCTAFSDFKVSGSKYYCQSNGTTHHYNMDGSYTNSVPNVSVGVPDNETFGTENGAVGRGGLWAGLSMVVPLLAAMAVVL